attctcaTTTTGAAACCtataatatataattgtttAGAACGATTATTTGTGgtatttaatatatgtattaattgtttaattaatatttttcacaCTCAATTCCAAGTCAATTAAAGACTAAAGCCATTCGACTAAAGAGACAAAAGGAACCCACAAAATTCTTCTTACTTTTCTTAGTTCCTGCCACACATAAACTCTATAAATACCTGCAATATATTGCATTAACATGCATcacaaaacaaattaaatattctTAAGAGTTTTTCAAGTATTCATTCATGGCTTTTAAGATTTTTCCTCTCATCTCCTTTCTCTTCCTCATTTTCATACTACTTGCTCCTAGTGGCCATGCCAAGAGGAGCATCCCAAGTGGCAAAAAAACCTCAGCTTTTGATTTCATCAAGAAATTAAAAGGTTGTCACAAGGGAAACACTACTAAAGGGATCCATGAGCTCAAAGCCTACCTCGAGAAATTCGGTTATCTCAGATATCCAAACAAAACACAAGCCACTGATGATGATTTCGATGATATCCTCGAATCAGCCATCAAAACCTACCAAGAAAACTACCACATCAAACCCTCAGGGGTCATGGACGATGAGACGATATCAAAAATGACGACCCCACGATGCGGGGTGCCTGACATCGTCAACGGCACTAACTACATGCAACCTCGAAACAGAAACCATAAGTCTGGCTCGAGCGGCGTCCACGTGGTGTCCCACTACAGTTTCTTTGAAGGAGAGCCTAAATGGCCGCCTTCCAAAACCCATTTGACCTACAGGTTCTTGCCCAATGTTCCCGCCGTCGCCATGGACCCCGTGGCACGTGCCTTTCAGAAGTGGCAATCCTCCACACACTTCACCTTCGCACGTGCCCAAACCGACCAAAATTCGGATTTGGTTATAGGGTTCTACCGCGGGGACCATGGTGATATAGACCCTTTTGATGGCCCCGGCGGAACCCTAGCTCACGCATTCGCACCAACTAATGGAAGGTTCCATTATGACGCCGACGAGCAATGGTCCATTGGGTCGGTCGCGGATGCTTTCGATTATGAAACCGTCGCGCTTCACGAAATCGGGCACCTTTTAGGGCTCCGACATAGCTCGGTTGAGGCGGCAATCATGTATTCTGAGATCTCAGCCGGACAGACTAAAAATTTGCATGAAGATGATATTGCAGGAATAAGAGATTTATACAATctctaaaattaatattaattagatttaaAGGTGTGTGTTTATTTGCATGTGAAAATAATTTCGACTATCTAAGGTTCGTCGTTGGTTTTTATGTTTTGTCGTAATTTGTAAGGTGTATGGATTTATTTGGACATTGAAGTCCACAAGATGAAATGAAgtctttttgttttctttaaaTACGTATAATTTTTGCATGAAATAAAGCCTTTAATTAATTGACCAGCCCATCACATTGTTGTTCATGTGTAATgtaatttatgtatatataagaactatgaaattaaacttaactccAAATTTTTTACTTCGGTTTAATTTCCTGTTAATTAAAaatgtactatatatatatatatgtccaaTAATGTAATCAGTTTTTATTAGAAGATCTTGATATATAGTTCTTACTGCGACCCGAATTGAAAAATAGATAGAACAAAAGTTGACTCGAAATGGAATGGATTAGCCTAATCGAGCATTTGGTTTGGTGGATGTGATATATAAGATTGATAACATTGGTAGCTAGAATTGTAGGGCAATTAAATAATTCACTCAACTTTGCGGTGATAAATAGTCACTTAATTGAATGATTAGAGTGCAAGCCACGCGTCGAATCATAcaaaccaaacacttgattaagttgaattattttttcaatcatGTCTTATTACTCAAAACAGACGTCTGCATTTATTTTTTGGATAATTAATCATGTTCAATTTCTATAATTAATAGTTTCTTTGGGGGACATATAAACAGTGACTTTCTTAATTTGTAAATGTTTGAGTTTCTATATATAAATTTCTTCCTACATCATTCTCCATCAAATTTCTTCGACGAGTGACTTATATTTTTCCAGTGTGATGACCGTAGGAAGTCCATTTTCCACACTcaataaaattaacttaattGGAATTTGGAATATTCCAACGACTTGGTAGTTGAATTAggcaaaataaaattaaaacttttaattCTGAAAGACCCTTGGTGtaataattttcaatatataaaGACTTCATCAATTGTGGCTGATCTTCATCAGAAATAGTCTTCGTTTGCTTTTGTTTCTCGATGCGATATAAGAGCATCCATAATGCTTGCACccggagtgggtgcaatagacaTGGTCCCatttctattgcacccactccaacaatggAATTGCACCCGCccgggtgcaatagattttaatttcattttctctttacttttattcttttttcaatttaaattaaacaacttcaattttaacaacataaaattcattcaactaaaaatccaaacattacaaataaaaataaaaaaacaacaaatatttaaaacatccaattttcgaaaaatttaAAGCCGTCGAACTACGGGTCAACCGGACCAAAGCGTGCCCATATATGCTCAACCAAATCGTCGCGGAGGCGAGCATGCAATCGTGCATCCTTCAAGCTTGCATTCCGTGCCAAATAGGCGGCGAACTCCGGTGGTGCTCCGGAATTGAATTATGTTTGAGGAGTAGAACTTGGTCCCTCGCCGTCGTCACCGTCAAAATTACTTGCATTTCCGCCTTCTTCctcaatgatcatgttgtgcaatatgatgcatgcaaacatgatcgaactcatttgctccGCCTTCCACAAATGCGACGGTCCTTTAATTATACCCCACCGAGCCTGAAGAACACCGAAAGCTCGTTCCACATCCTTCCTTGCAGCTTCTTGCATCACCTTGAACCTCCGCTTCTTCTCATCGTTCGGAAACTGGAAGCTCTTCACGTACACCGGCCAGTCCGGATAGATGCCGTCTGTTAAGTAGTATCCTCGAGTGTGGTGAGAATTGTTGGCGAGGAAGTGCACAACCACTTCATGCCCCGCTAAAACATCGTTGAATAGCGTGGACTGGTGaagcacgttgatgtcgttgttggaCCCAGCAACTCCAAAGAATGCATGCCAGATCCACAAATCTTGTGAAGCAACGGCCTCTAATATAATTGTTGGCTCGCCTTGATCCCCTCGAGTGTAGGCGCCGTGCCAAGCCACAGGGCAATTCTTCCAtccccaatgcatgcagtctaggCTCCCCAACATTCCCGGGAACCCATGACGGGCTTCGTGCATTGCAGTGATGCGTTGCACATCGGCAGTTGTTGGCCGCCCCAAATACGTGCCGCCAAAGATACGAACGACGGCCTTGCAGAATTTCTTCAAGCATTCCAACACCGTCAACTCTCCTATATAGAGATATTCGTCACAACAATCAGCAGAAGTTCCATATGCCAATTGTCGAACAGCGGCAGTGCACTTCTGAATCGGGGAGAAGCTTAAGCGGCCAACAGCATCCGGACGTTGTTGGAAGTAAGGATCGACTTCTAGCGTATTGACAATGCGTAGAAACAACTCCCGGCTCATGTGAAATCGACGGCGAAAGAATTGTGGCCCATAAACAGGCTCGACGGCGAAATAATCGCGATGGAGGCGCTCGGCTCCACCTTCACGGTCACGACGAACCACTGCCCGCTTCTTCCTCGGGCGTGGTGGAGGTGGATCGAAACGATATGAACTTGCCACTGTCATAAAATTCACAgcacatctcataaaaaataaatcgggggcttgagtaggatcgggaagaggaggaagttatgcgggatcaacatgaacttcttcgtcggatgaagaatttgaggaagaattattgttggaagaattggtggatgaagacattttttttaagaattgaagagaaaatgagtaGTTGATGTAGTGTTTGTGATTGGGGAAGAGAatatatataggtgaaaaagggaaaaaaaaaaaaaaaaaaaacaaaaatatggcCGAGAAGACCGTTGGCTTCaaagtttaaattttttatttattttttatttcggAAATggggcgcgtgtaaaacacgcccctccttcgctcccactATTGTCGAGTGCATTCGAACGCCCCCCTCCCTTCGCTCCCGGGTGCGGCAACGgcgctgggtgcgataggccgggttcgatccggccatcgcacccagCGATGCTGATGCTCTAACTACAACAATTGTAATGGTTTAATTACCAAATTTAAGTCCGATCGATGTAATCTAATTAgagaaatttattagttaattaatGGTAAATACTGttacaattatttttaataaaaatcagtGTTGTTAATTTGTAAAGCCATCACGACATCATCATTTTTAAAACAATCATCCTTTATTTTCCTTTACTTATAATCAATAATCAattcattaattatttgaagttagttatttttcacaattcccaattTCAAACCTATAATAcatgggaaaaaaaaaatccaagtcAAAGTCATTCAAGTAAAGGAAAAAGGAACCCACAAAATTAATGGCCTTTACGATATGGGAATAATTAATTTGTGGTAGATGACCTAGCTGGTCTTTACGTTTAATATTTTAGACAACCAATTCCAAGTCAAAGTCATTCAAGTAAAGGAAAAAGGaacccacaattttttttttttgccaaatataaAGTCTATAAATACCTGTAATATATAGCATTAACATGCATGCACcacaaaacaaattaaatattctTAAAGAGTTTTTCAAGTAGTCATTCATGGCTTTGTGAAATCAAACCCCCTATTTTTTTGAGAATAAAGAATCACAGTCTCTTCTTCCTCTCATATTCTGCTTTCCTCTGCAACtccgaagcaataatacaaccCATGGCAGCAGCTTATGCAGCTCTTGTTTCTGCTATGCATATCATAAACAACCTTCACCATCATCCTCGCCCTCCTATTTCTCTCCACATTAAACAAGTTGAGTCTCTCACTCAAAAGATTCATTTCCTGCTTGAATTTCTCCAAGGCTATAACCCCCATCGTGCCTACTCCAAAGAAGCGGATCCATTGGAGTCTATCATTGCAGATGCAGCTTATGCAGCCGAATACGCCATCGAATCTCATATTTTGGATCAGTTCACAAATAATGGAGAaaatatgatgagttatgatggcCTTTATGAAGCTCTGGAGAAGGTGATAAAAGGCATGGCTTCTGTCGAAGAGGAGGCCAAGCAAATTCAAGGGAGAGTTGGAGTCCAACATCAACATCAGCTGCCTCCTGATTCCTCGAGATCTTCTTCGATTCCGCAGCAGAGTAGCATGGTGGGTGCTGATGATCTCAAGCGTCAAATGATGGATAAGCTCACTTCTCATTGCCATGATCTACAAATCATTCCCATTGTAGGGATGGGCGGCTCgggtaagaccactcttgctagAAATATTTATGAGGAATTTGAGCTACCATTTCTCAAGAAGCATTTTCATATTCGTGCTTGGGCTACCATCTCTCAAGAATATACCATTAGAGAAATTTTTGCAGCTGTTCTTCGTCAGCTAAATATAGGAGTTGATGACAATTTGAGTGAGTGTGAATTAGGAGAAAAATTGTATCAACATCTTTATCATAGAAGATACCTAATTAtaatggatgatatgtggagcaTTGATGCATGGGATAGAGTTAGAAATTATTTTCCAAATGAAAAAAATGGTAGCAGAATAGTGGTAACAACTAGGCTATCAGATTTGGCTTCTACATTACCTAACTCTGATATCATTGGGATGAAACTTTTGGATGAGGCTGATAGTTGGGTGCTTCTCTCCAAAACTGTGTTTGGGAAAGAAGGTTGGCCTCTTGAATTGGAGGAAATTGGAAAAGAGATTGGAAAAAGCTGCAAAGGACTTCCATTGTCAATTGTTGTGATTGGAGGTCTTTTGGCCAAGTCCAAACATGAAAGAGAGTGTTGGGAAGAGATAGGGGAAAACTTGAATGCAAGTGTTAATTTAGAGGATGATGAACGTTGCTTGAAAATACTATACATGAGTTACAAGCAATTGCCAATACATTTGAAACCGTGTTTTCTCTATATGGGAGTTTTTCCCGAAGATAAGGAGATTAGTACGTCAGATGAGCTCACTAGATATTGGATTGCGGAAGGATTTGTGAAAGCAGTAAGTGAGAAAAGCTTGGAAGAGATAGCAAAAGAGTATTTAAAAGACCTTATTAGTAGAAATCTTGTTTTAAGGAGTACTGTAACTAGAGGAAAGAAGTGTTGCAAAATTCATGACTTGTTGAGAGACTTGTGCTTGAGAGAAGCTGAAAAAGAAAGGTTTTATAATTCGACATCGGGTATTGTAGGCATAAGCGCCTTGTCGCCAATGTCACAAGGTCGTTCTTTGACGTGGAATGTTCGAAGAAAACCATCACCTCTCAATATGAGCTTGTTAAGGATAGTGAAATCAACTAGATTCCACTATGTGCTCCAGAGAGATTTATTTGGACACATGGATCAATTAGTTAACTCACGGTTCCTTGTAGTAGGTCCTCCAAGTAGACTAAGAGAGGGGAATATTCCTCGTTCCATATGGCGATTTTGGAATCTACAAACACTAATTGTTCACAACATCAGAGAAGTTACTGCGCCAACTGATTTTTGGTACATGCCTCACATCAGGCATGTTAATTTCAACAACGGCCTTCGTCTCCCAGATCCTCCTAACGACCAAGATGACATTGTTTTGGGAAATCTGCAAAGGCTGGGGACAGTATTCGATTTCAAGTGGAGCAAACAAGTGGTCAAAAAAATTcccaatataaaaaaattggttTTTTGTAATACAGGAgagcatgatgatgatgatgagatgaGCAATCTCGATTGTCTAACTAAACTTGAGTCCTTGGAATGCATCATTTCTCCAAGAAGTGCAATCAACTTTCCCCATTCGCTCAAGAGATTGGTTCTTCGCACCGACTCATTGAGTTATTGTTGGGAAGACATATTGGATAAGGTAGGTGTGTTGCCCCATCTTCAGAAGCTCACACTCGGGTTGGGGATCAGATTCAACGAAGGGAAGTGGGAAACAACTGAAGGCCAATTTCGCAGCCTCAAATTCTTGTCTCTTAAGTATTGTGATAATCTAGAAATCTGGAAAATTGAAAGCTCCCACTTTCCATGCCTTgagcgccttcatcttgatggACTATATAACTTGCAGGAAATCCCTTTAGATTTCGCAGAAATACCCACACTTAGAGAAATTGCTGTGAGCGGTTGCACCGATTCTGCAGTGGTTTCTGCAAAAAGAATATCAGAGGAACACGAGGACTATTACGGGGAAGGAGCCCTTCAAGTTCTCGTTTACCTCAATGATGACGAAGAAGGACTGCTGGAGAGCTTTGTGTTGAAAGTTAATGAGAATACTACTACTAAGGTACATAAAAGAGAGATGGCCATGCACACAGCCTGCACCTCTTGTTTCACTCTTCCAAATAGAATTACCCATCATTGAGGTATCAAAATTGTAGAAAGCTCAAATTGAAGACTATATTAAATTAGCATTTTTATCCCGTTCAAtgcacataaaatattttaatttttttacatttgtataaaattgataccaactcaattattatatttataaatataataaaataattaattttaattgaatatatttgagttgcaTATTGAAAAAacatcacaataataaaaattaatattatgaaaatgaaaaaaagaattaaaaaggCACAAGAGAGGagggataatttttttaattttaatctttaaataaatataatttttacattttaaatcaaatatttac
The genomic region above belongs to Salvia miltiorrhiza cultivar Shanhuang (shh) chromosome 5, IMPLAD_Smil_shh, whole genome shotgun sequence and contains:
- the LOC131026533 gene encoding metalloendoproteinase 3-MMP-like, with the translated sequence MAFKIFPLISFLFLIFILLAPSGHAKRSIPSGKKTSAFDFIKKLKGCHKGNTTKGIHELKAYLEKFGYLRYPNKTQATDDDFDDILESAIKTYQENYHIKPSGVMDDETISKMTTPRCGVPDIVNGTNYMQPRNRNHKSGSSGVHVVSHYSFFEGEPKWPPSKTHLTYRFLPNVPAVAMDPVARAFQKWQSSTHFTFARAQTDQNSDLVIGFYRGDHGDIDPFDGPGGTLAHAFAPTNGRFHYDADEQWSIGSVADAFDYETVALHEIGHLLGLRHSSVEAAIMYSEISAGQTKNLHEDDIAGIRDLYNL
- the LOC131024711 gene encoding uncharacterized protein LOC131024711, with amino-acid sequence MTVASSYRFDPPPPRPRKKRAVVRRDREGGAERLHRDYFAVEPVYGPQFFRRRFHMSRELFLRIVNTLEVDPYFQQRPDAVGRLSFSPIQKCTAAVRQLAYGTSADCCDEYLYIGELTVLECLKKFCKAVVRIFGGTYLGRPTTADVQRITAMHEARHGFPGMLGSLDCMHWGWKNCPVAWHGAYTRGDQGEPTIILEAVASQDLWIWHAFFGVAGSNNDINVLHQSTLFNDVLAGHEVVVHFLANNSHHTRGYYLTDGIYPDWPVYVKSFQFPNDEKKRRFKVMQEAARKDVERAFGVLQARWAPPEFAAYLARNASLKDARLHARLRDDLVEHIWARFGPVDP
- the LOC131024712 gene encoding putative late blight resistance protein homolog R1B-16 yields the protein MAAAYAALVSAMHIINNLHHHPRPPISLHIKQVESLTQKIHFLLEFLQGYNPHRAYSKEADPLESIIADAAYAAEYAIESHILDQFTNNGENMMSYDGLYEALEKVIKGMASVEEEAKQIQGRVGVQHQHQLPPDSSRSSSIPQQSSMVGADDLKRQMMDKLTSHCHDLQIIPIVGMGGSGKTTLARNIYEEFELPFLKKHFHIRAWATISQEYTIREIFAAVLRQLNIGVDDNLSECELGEKLYQHLYHRRYLIIMDDMWSIDAWDRVRNYFPNEKNGSRIVVTTRLSDLASTLPNSDIIGMKLLDEADSWVLLSKTVFGKEGWPLELEEIGKEIGKSCKGLPLSIVVIGGLLAKSKHERECWEEIGENLNASVNLEDDERCLKILYMSYKQLPIHLKPCFLYMGVFPEDKEISTSDELTRYWIAEGFVKAVSEKSLEEIAKEYLKDLISRNLVLRSTVTRGKKCCKIHDLLRDLCLREAEKERFYNSTSGIVGISALSPMSQGRSLTWNVRRKPSPLNMSLLRIVKSTRFHYVLQRDLFGHMDQLVNSRFLVVGPPSRLREGNIPRSIWRFWNLQTLIVHNIREVTAPTDFWYMPHIRHVNFNNGLRLPDPPNDQDDIVLGNLQRLGTVFDFKWSKQVVKKIPNIKKLVFCNTGEHDDDDEMSNLDCLTKLESLECIISPRSAINFPHSLKRLVLRTDSLSYCWEDILDKVGVLPHLQKLTLGLGIRFNEGKWETTEGQFRSLKFLSLKYCDNLEIWKIESSHFPCLERLHLDGLYNLQEIPLDFAEIPTLREIAVSGCTDSAVVSAKRISEEHEDYYGEGALQVLVYLNDDEEGLLESFVLKVNENTTTKVHKREMAMHTACTSCFTLPNRITHH